One window from the genome of Andrena cerasifolii isolate SP2316 chromosome 3, iyAndCera1_principal, whole genome shotgun sequence encodes:
- the Eif3d1 gene encoding eukaryotic translation initiation factor 3 subunit d1: MTDDVVILDDPVHKEEEAAHFQAPAIQHNPDGWGPCELPDQFKDIPYQPFSKGDRLGKISDWTTPAFQDKKFPNKYTSQFGSGSQYAYYHDEDETTFHLVDTTRVQKPPYQRGGRFRHNQRNLRGRGGQRGALSQIQQLGKLKLRERERKGQTKRWGRQQGLRNHKNQPPIKIRDASVTVRPDWVTIEEMDFPRLAKLSLPGVKDGDDILCCGSLEYYDKTYDRVNVKSEKPLQRIDRIFHTVTTTDDPIIRKLSKTEGNVYATDAILATIMCCTRSNYSWDIVIEKIGDKLFLDKRDNTEFDLLTVNETSAEPPQDDGNSLNSPRNLALEATFINHNFSQQVLKSNEPRYKFDEGNPFISEEEEGDVASVAYRYRKLDLNNGIVLVARCEHDAVMQGPNNETQFLTVKALNEWDSKLAHGVEWRQKLDTQRGAVLANELRNNACKLAKWTVQALLAGSDQLKFGYVSRAMVRDSSKHVILGTQQYKPNEFATQINLNMDNAWGILRCIIDICMKQKDGKYLIMKDPNKPMIRLYDIPDNTFESEGEDDDNDDEPVNDAFQS, encoded by the exons ATGACGGACGACGTAGTAATTTTGGACGATCCTGTTCACAAGGAAGAAGAGGCAGCTCATTTCCAAGCACCTGCAATTCAACATAATCCCGACGGATGGGGTCCCTGTGAGTTACCTGATCAATTCAAGGATATACCGTATCAACCATTTTCGAAAGGCGACAGATTGGGCAAG ATATCTGACTGGACCACGCCGGCTTTTCAagataaaaaattcccaa ACAAATATACGTCGCAGTTTGGTTCAGGCAGTCAATATGCGTACTATCATGATGAGGATGAAACAACTTTCCACTTGGTTGATACGACCCGTGTCCAGAAACCACCTTATCAACGCGGTGGTCGTTTCCGCCATAATCAGCGGAATTTACGTGGCCGAGGAGGTCAACGTGGTGCATTGAGCCAAATACAGCAGCTTGGTAAACTAAAACTTCGCGAAAGAGAACGTAAAGGCCAAACAAAACGCTGGGGCAGACAGCAAGGTTTACGGAACCATAAGAACCAGCCACCAATAAAAATCCGTGATGCATCTGTTACCGTAAGACCAGACTGGGTAACTATTGAAGAAATGGATTTCCCACGGTTAGCGAAGCTATCTTTACCTGGTGTAAAAGATGGAGACGATATTTTATGTTGTGGTTCCCTTGAATATTAcgataaaacttacgatagagTAAATGTCAAGAGCGAAAAACCATTACAAAGAATTGATAGAATCTTCCACACAGTTACTACCACTGATGATCCCATAATTCGTAAGCTTTCAAAGACGGAGGGAAATGTTTATGCTACAGATGCAATTTTGGCAACCATAATGTGTTGCACGCGTAGCAATTATTCTTGGGATAtcgtaattgaaaaaattggtGATAAACTGTTTCTTGATAAAAGAGATAATACTGAATTTGATTTGCTAACTGTAAATGAAACGAGTGCTGAGCCTCCTCAAGATGATGGGAACTCTTTAAATTCTCCTAGAAACTTAGCCCTAGAGGCAACATTTATCAATCACAATTTTTCTCAGCAAGTACTGAAGTCCAACGAACCCAGATATAAATTCGACGAAGGAAATCCATTTATTtcagaggaagaagaaggcgaTGTTGCTAGTGTTGCATATCGGTACAGAAAACTGGATTTAAACAATGGAATTGTTCTTGTTGCAAGATGCGAACATGATGCTGTGATGCAAGGACCTAATAACGAAACTCAATTTTTAACGGTTAAAGCATTAAATGAATGGGATTCAAAGTTAGCCCATGGTGTTGAATGGAGACAAAAATTAGATACACAACGTGGTGCAGTATTGGCAAACGAGCTACGGAACAATGCGTGCAAATTGGCCAAATGGACTGTCCAAGCATTATTAGCGGGTTCGGATCAGTTGAAGTTTGGATATGTATCAAGGGCAATGGTTAGAGATTCCAGTAAACATGTTATTCTTGGTACTCAACAATATAAACCAAATGAATTTGCAACGCAAATCAATCTTAACATGGACAATGCTTGGGGTATTTTGCGGTGTATTATTGATATTTGCATGAAGCAGAAAGATGGCAAATATCTGATTATGAAAGATCCAAATAAGCCAATGATAAGATTATATGATATTCCGGACAATACATTTGAAAGTGAAGGAGAGGATGATGACAATGATGATGAACCTGTTAATGATGCTTTTCAGAGTTAA